From a single Oceanobacillus kimchii X50 genomic region:
- a CDS encoding DUF6262 family protein: MANKAPNTEGILKHWKGKTEYSIQKVDEALKYMIKNQLNINFNSVAEQAKVSKGFLYKN; encoded by the coding sequence ATGGCTAATAAAGCTCCAAACACAGAAGGTATTTTAAAACACTGGAAAGGGAAGACAGAATATTCCATACAAAAGGTAGATGAAGCATTAAAATATATGATTAAAAATCAGTTAAATATTAATTTTAATTCGGTTGCTGAACAGGCAAAAGTATCTAAAGGATTTTTATATAAGAATTAA